The following are encoded in a window of Magnolia sinica isolate HGM2019 chromosome 11, MsV1, whole genome shotgun sequence genomic DNA:
- the LOC131219203 gene encoding gamma-tubulin complex component 2-like isoform X2 encodes MFIFVRVQSLLDLPLWTTAAAANPCQEELTCCVERSSLLNRLGTLSDLEYGMKNLLSTPEVQKPVSDGNDQTEPVSVTGLETFSLSYKVQWSLSLVISRKALTKYQLIFRFLFHCKHVNRQLCGAWQVHQGARAFNKLGTATSRSSVLCHSMLKFINSLLHYLTFEVLEPNWHVMHNRLLTAKSIDEVIQHHDFFLKKCLKECLLLLPQLLEDHEKEEAQVEEVIG; translated from the exons ATGTTCATTTTTGTAAGAGTACAGTCTCTTCTGGACCTTCCTTTATGGACCACAGCTGCAGCAGCAAATCCTTGTCAGGAGGAACTGACATGTTGTGTG GAAAGATCTTCTTTGCTTAATAGATTGGGGACTCTCAGTGATCTGGAATATGGGATGAAAAATTTACTTTCTACTCCTGAAGTTCAGAAGCCTGTTTCTGATGGTAATGATCAGACAGAGCCAGTAAGTGTCACTGGCCTAGAAACGTTCTCTCTGAGTTACAAG GTGCAATGGTCGTTGTCCCTTGTGATTTCCAGAAAAGCCTTGACAAAGTATCAGTTGATTTTTCGATTCCTATTTCATTGTAAACACGTCAACCGCCAACTTTGTGGAGCATGGCAAGTCCATCAA GGGGCTCGTGCTTTTAACAAATTGGGAACAGCCACCTCCCGCTCTTCAGTGCTTTGCCACAGCATGCTTAAATTTATTAATAGCCTTTTACATTATTTGACATTTGAG GTTCTTGAACCCAACTGGCATGTGATGCACAATAGACTTCTAACTGCAAAGAGCATAGATGAG GTTATCCAACACCAcgattttttccttaaaaaatgtCTGAAAGAGTGCCTGCTTCTCTTGCCTCAACTTCTCGAG GATCATGAGAAGGAAGAAGCCCAGGTGGAGGAGGTGATAGGATAG
- the LOC131219203 gene encoding gamma-tubulin complex component 2-like isoform X1, producing MFIFVRVQSLLDLPLWTTAAAANPCQEELTCCVERSSLLNRLGTLSDLEYGMKNLLSTPEVQKPVSDGNDQTEPVSVTGLETFSLSYKVQWSLSLVISRKALTKYQLIFRFLFHCKHVNRQLCGAWQVHQGARAFNKLGTATSRSSVLCHSMLKFINSLLHYLTFEVLEPNWHVMHNRLLTAKSIDEVIQHHDFFLKKCLKECLLLLPQLLEVRNLLPCLMDMNSVSYFITIQSLFLEMEIKFTRII from the exons ATGTTCATTTTTGTAAGAGTACAGTCTCTTCTGGACCTTCCTTTATGGACCACAGCTGCAGCAGCAAATCCTTGTCAGGAGGAACTGACATGTTGTGTG GAAAGATCTTCTTTGCTTAATAGATTGGGGACTCTCAGTGATCTGGAATATGGGATGAAAAATTTACTTTCTACTCCTGAAGTTCAGAAGCCTGTTTCTGATGGTAATGATCAGACAGAGCCAGTAAGTGTCACTGGCCTAGAAACGTTCTCTCTGAGTTACAAG GTGCAATGGTCGTTGTCCCTTGTGATTTCCAGAAAAGCCTTGACAAAGTATCAGTTGATTTTTCGATTCCTATTTCATTGTAAACACGTCAACCGCCAACTTTGTGGAGCATGGCAAGTCCATCAA GGGGCTCGTGCTTTTAACAAATTGGGAACAGCCACCTCCCGCTCTTCAGTGCTTTGCCACAGCATGCTTAAATTTATTAATAGCCTTTTACATTATTTGACATTTGAG GTTCTTGAACCCAACTGGCATGTGATGCACAATAGACTTCTAACTGCAAAGAGCATAGATGAG GTTATCCAACACCAcgattttttccttaaaaaatgtCTGAAAGAGTGCCTGCTTCTCTTGCCTCAACTTCTCGAGGTCAGGAATTTGCTCCCTTGTCTAATGGATATGAACAGTGTATCCTACTTCATTACAATTCAATCCTTGTTTCTTGAAATGGAAATCAAATTCACTAGGATCATCTGA